In the genome of Mycobacterium kansasii ATCC 12478, one region contains:
- a CDS encoding adenylate/guanylate cyclase domain-containing protein — MSDSPDSPDSLDFEALEAAGIADPRGRADLIKYLDGLGFTVDQMAEAERRGRLFGLAGDVLQWSGPPIHTVQSAADELGLSAEEVARVWALLGLTVTGPDVAALSQADVDALATWVALKAVVGQDGAYGLLRVVGTAMARLAEAESTMIRAGMPDIQMTHTHDELATAQAYRAIAEFVPRIGNLIDVVHRHHLTSARTYFEGVVQDTSASVTCGIGFADLSSFTALTQMLTPAQLQDLLTEFGATVADVVHADGGRLVKFIGDAVMWVSPTPVRLVQAAVDLVDHPRAREADLQVRAGLAYGTVLAINGDYFGSPVNLAARLVAVAAPGQILAASELHDKLPDWPATAHGPLTLKGFDAPVTAFELRARDADGPSPVG, encoded by the coding sequence GTGTCCGACTCCCCCGACTCTCCCGACTCTCTCGACTTCGAAGCGCTGGAAGCTGCCGGAATCGCTGATCCACGCGGGCGGGCCGACCTGATCAAGTACTTGGACGGACTGGGCTTCACCGTCGACCAGATGGCCGAAGCCGAGCGCCGCGGCCGGCTGTTCGGTCTTGCCGGTGATGTCCTGCAATGGTCGGGGCCTCCCATCCATACCGTGCAGTCGGCGGCCGACGAACTCGGGTTGTCCGCCGAGGAGGTCGCCCGCGTCTGGGCTCTGCTCGGCCTTACCGTCACCGGTCCCGATGTTGCGGCGTTGAGCCAGGCCGACGTCGACGCGCTGGCGACCTGGGTGGCGCTGAAGGCGGTGGTGGGTCAGGACGGGGCGTACGGACTGTTGCGGGTGGTCGGCACCGCGATGGCCCGGCTCGCCGAAGCCGAGTCGACGATGATCCGCGCCGGCATGCCGGACATCCAGATGACCCACACCCATGACGAGCTCGCCACCGCGCAGGCGTACCGGGCCATCGCCGAGTTCGTCCCCCGGATCGGGAACTTGATCGACGTCGTTCACCGGCATCATCTGACCAGTGCCCGCACGTATTTCGAGGGTGTCGTTCAGGACACGTCGGCGAGCGTCACCTGCGGCATCGGTTTTGCGGATCTGTCCAGCTTCACCGCGCTGACCCAGATGCTCACACCCGCGCAGCTGCAGGATTTGCTCACCGAGTTCGGCGCCACCGTCGCCGACGTGGTGCATGCCGACGGTGGCCGGCTGGTGAAGTTCATCGGCGACGCGGTCATGTGGGTGAGCCCGACACCCGTGCGGTTGGTGCAGGCGGCGGTTGATCTGGTCGACCATCCGCGGGCGCGCGAGGCCGACCTGCAGGTGCGCGCCGGGCTTGCGTACGGCACCGTCTTAGCCATCAACGGCGACTACTTCGGCAGCCCGGTCAACCTCGCCGCGCGACTCGTGGCGGTTGCGGCACCGGGACAAATCCTGGCCGCGAGCGAGCTCCACGACAAATTGCCGGATTGGCCCGCGACCGCGCACGGCCCGTTGACGCTGAAGGGTTTCGACGCCCCGGTTACGGCCTTCGAGCTGCGGGCCCGCGACGCCGACGGGCCAAGTCCCGTAGGGTGA
- a CDS encoding leucyl aminopeptidase, producing the protein MTTEPGYHSPTVNVATSLPKRGAGSAVLIVPVVSTGDDETPGALVAVAEPFLGADAIAEIEAGLRALQATGAGEQVHRLVVPSLPVGSVLTVGLGKPRSEWPSDIIRRAAGVAARSLGSAQAVITTLAELPGDGVCSATVEGLILGSYRFTAFRSAKTAPKDEGLRKITVLSTAKDAKKHSAHAAAVATAVATARDLVNTPPSHLYPAELARRAKTLGEAAGLEVEVLDEKALQKAGYGGVIGVGQGSSRPPRLVRLVYRGSRLAKNAKQAKKVALVGKGITFDTGGISIKPAASMHHMTSDMGGAAAVIATVTLAAHLKLPIDVIATVPIAENMPSATAQRPGDVLTQYGGTTVEVLNTDAEGRLILADAIVRACEDNPDYLIETSTLTGAQTVALGARIPGVMGSDEFRDRVAAISQRVGESGWPMPLPDELKEDLKSTVADLANVSGQRFAGMLVAGVFLREFVADSVDWAHIDVAAPAYNTGSAWGYTPKGATGVPTRTMVAVLEDICENG; encoded by the coding sequence GTGACCACCGAACCGGGTTACCACAGCCCCACCGTCAACGTTGCCACGTCACTGCCGAAGCGCGGTGCGGGTTCTGCGGTACTGATCGTGCCGGTCGTCTCGACCGGTGACGACGAGACGCCGGGAGCGCTCGTGGCCGTCGCCGAGCCGTTCCTGGGCGCCGACGCGATCGCCGAGATCGAGGCCGGCCTGCGTGCACTGCAGGCCACGGGCGCCGGCGAGCAGGTGCACCGGCTGGTCGTGCCGTCGCTGCCGGTGGGCAGTGTGTTGACGGTCGGCCTGGGCAAGCCGCGCTCGGAGTGGCCGTCGGACATCATTCGCCGGGCCGCGGGGGTAGCCGCGCGGTCGCTGGGCAGCGCGCAGGCGGTGATCACCACGCTGGCCGAGTTACCCGGCGACGGCGTCTGCTCGGCCACCGTCGAGGGGCTGATCCTGGGCAGTTACCGGTTCACCGCTTTCCGCAGCGCCAAGACCGCCCCGAAAGACGAAGGGCTGCGCAAGATCACGGTGCTGAGCACGGCCAAGGACGCCAAGAAGCACAGCGCCCACGCCGCCGCGGTGGCGACCGCGGTCGCCACCGCCCGCGACTTGGTGAACACGCCGCCGAGCCACCTCTACCCCGCTGAGTTAGCCAGGCGCGCAAAGACTTTGGGCGAGGCGGCCGGACTCGAGGTCGAGGTGCTCGACGAGAAGGCGCTGCAGAAGGCCGGTTACGGCGGGGTGATCGGTGTCGGTCAGGGCTCGTCGCGCCCACCGCGACTGGTACGGCTGGTCTATCGGGGATCGCGGCTGGCCAAGAATGCGAAGCAGGCCAAGAAGGTCGCGTTGGTCGGCAAGGGAATCACCTTCGACACCGGCGGGATCTCGATCAAGCCGGCCGCGTCGATGCATCACATGACCTCGGACATGGGTGGGGCCGCCGCGGTGATCGCCACCGTCACGCTGGCGGCCCACCTGAAGCTGCCGATCGACGTGATCGCCACGGTGCCCATCGCCGAGAACATGCCGTCGGCGACGGCGCAGCGCCCCGGCGACGTGCTGACCCAATACGGCGGAACCACGGTCGAGGTGCTCAACACCGACGCCGAGGGACGGCTGATCCTGGCCGACGCGATCGTCCGGGCTTGCGAGGACAACCCGGATTATCTGATCGAAACGTCGACGCTGACCGGTGCGCAGACAGTGGCGCTGGGCGCGCGTATCCCCGGCGTGATGGGCAGCGACGAGTTTCGCGATCGGGTCGCCGCGATCTCGCAGCGGGTCGGCGAAAGCGGCTGGCCCATGCCGCTGCCGGATGAGCTCAAAGAGGACCTGAAATCCACGGTGGCCGACCTGGCCAACGTCAGTGGTCAGCGTTTCGCCGGCATGCTGGTGGCCGGGGTGTTCCTGCGGGAATTCGTCGCCGACTCGGTGGACTGGGCGCATATCGACGTGGCCGCCCCCGCCTACAACACCGGCAGCGCGTGGGGCTATACGCCCAAGGGTGCCACCGGCGTGCCGACCCGGACCATGGTCGCGGTCCTCGAGGACATCTGCGAAAACGGCTAG
- a CDS encoding phytoene desaturase family protein, whose translation MARAGDGVDAVVIGAGHHGLVAAAMLADAGWDVLVLETQPEPGGAVRSAELTPGYVTDLFSSFYPMTIASPAIAALQLEDHGLRWSHAPAVVGHPRSATDDDPPVLYRDAARTAAEFERRQHGDGENWWRVLRLWEKVKSPLLDAMMSPFPPLGPMIRLLLKLGTADAVRLAHLLVQPANIMVDRMFAGEAPRLLLLGSAMHADAPLDAPGSGAFGFLLTMLGQDCGWPVPVGGSGQLTSALVRRATSAGARIECNQDVSRIHVRGGRAVSVTTTGGRTVRARRAVVADVTAPRLFCDMLPADAVPGGLLREIQHYVWDPPVVKVNYALDGPIPWRSERLRQPGTIHLGADGDGLVRWMADLNTRVVPEHPFLLLGQTTTADPTRSPIGTESVWAYTHLPRNVADDGSAEQLATSIDHVIEAHAPGFGARVLDRFVQRPSDLEASDANLHLGALNGGTAQLPQMLIFRPAPGLGRAETPIEGLYLGSASATPGGSVHGACGRNAARAALAAAGLTGWPRRKLSRAVISLVTR comes from the coding sequence ATGGCCCGCGCTGGCGACGGGGTCGACGCCGTCGTTATCGGTGCCGGGCATCACGGGCTGGTTGCCGCCGCGATGCTGGCCGACGCCGGCTGGGACGTGTTGGTCCTGGAAACCCAGCCCGAACCGGGTGGCGCGGTGCGCAGTGCCGAGCTGACGCCCGGCTACGTCACCGACCTGTTCAGTTCCTTCTATCCCATGACGATCGCGTCGCCGGCCATCGCGGCGTTGCAGCTGGAAGACCACGGGCTGCGATGGTCGCACGCGCCCGCGGTGGTCGGTCATCCGCGCAGTGCGACCGACGACGACCCGCCGGTCCTCTACCGGGACGCGGCTCGCACCGCAGCAGAGTTCGAACGTCGCCAGCACGGCGACGGCGAAAACTGGTGGCGGGTGCTGCGACTATGGGAAAAAGTCAAGTCACCGCTGCTGGATGCGATGATGTCGCCGTTTCCGCCGCTGGGGCCGATGATCCGGCTGCTACTCAAGCTCGGTACTGCCGACGCCGTGCGGCTCGCGCATCTGCTGGTGCAGCCCGCCAACATCATGGTGGACCGGATGTTCGCCGGTGAGGCGCCGCGACTTTTGTTGCTGGGCAGCGCCATGCACGCCGACGCTCCGCTGGATGCGCCGGGAAGCGGCGCGTTCGGCTTTCTGCTGACGATGCTGGGCCAGGACTGCGGCTGGCCGGTGCCCGTCGGCGGCTCTGGTCAGCTGACCTCGGCGCTGGTGCGCCGCGCCACCTCGGCGGGTGCGCGAATCGAGTGCAACCAGGACGTTTCTCGCATCCACGTCCGCGGTGGCCGTGCGGTGTCGGTGACCACCACCGGAGGACGAACGGTTCGGGCGCGACGGGCCGTGGTCGCCGATGTGACGGCGCCGCGACTGTTTTGCGACATGCTGCCCGCGGATGCGGTCCCCGGCGGCTTGCTACGGGAGATCCAGCACTACGTGTGGGATCCGCCGGTGGTCAAGGTCAACTATGCGCTCGACGGTCCCATCCCGTGGCGATCGGAGAGGTTGCGGCAGCCGGGCACCATCCATCTCGGGGCCGACGGGGACGGGCTGGTGCGCTGGATGGCCGACCTGAACACCCGGGTGGTGCCCGAGCATCCGTTCCTGCTGCTGGGCCAAACCACCACCGCCGACCCCACCAGATCGCCCATCGGAACCGAAAGTGTTTGGGCCTATACGCATCTGCCGCGAAACGTGGCCGACGACGGTTCGGCGGAGCAACTGGCCACATCGATCGACCACGTCATCGAAGCGCATGCTCCCGGGTTCGGTGCCCGGGTACTCGACCGGTTCGTGCAACGGCCGTCGGATCTGGAAGCCAGTGACGCCAACCTGCATCTCGGTGCGCTCAACGGCGGCACCGCGCAGTTACCGCAGATGCTGATATTTCGTCCGGCTCCGGGGCTGGGTCGCGCCGAAACCCCAATCGAGGGACTGTATTTGGGTAGCGCGTCGGCTACCCCGGGCGGCTCCGTGCACGGCGCCTGCGGGCGGAACGCGGCGCGGGCCGCGCTGGCAGCCGCCGGCCTGACCGGCTGGCCGCGGCGCAAGCTGAGCCGCGCGGTGATCTCGCTGGTGACCAGGTAG
- a CDS encoding SRPBCC family protein — protein MTATGELIATRDVAVSCDDVWGVLADGWTYSQWVVGNSRTRAVDSHWPQPGAAIRHSIGIWPLVIDDQTVVESCAPGQELVLHAGLGWFGAARITMRLRGIPAGCRLDMIELPVQGPIGLMPDRLALAAIYPRNRECLLRLAAMAERFEPSQVR, from the coding sequence ATGACAGCGACCGGAGAACTGATCGCGACCCGCGATGTGGCGGTGTCCTGCGATGACGTCTGGGGCGTGCTCGCCGACGGATGGACTTACAGCCAGTGGGTGGTGGGCAATAGCCGCACTCGCGCGGTCGACTCGCACTGGCCGCAGCCGGGTGCGGCCATCCGGCACTCGATAGGGATCTGGCCGTTGGTGATCGACGACCAGACGGTGGTCGAGAGCTGCGCGCCCGGCCAGGAACTCGTCTTGCACGCCGGACTGGGCTGGTTCGGTGCCGCCCGGATCACCATGCGGCTGCGTGGAATTCCGGCAGGATGCCGGCTTGACATGATCGAACTGCCGGTACAGGGGCCGATCGGGCTGATGCCCGATCGACTGGCGCTGGCGGCCATCTATCCACGCAACCGTGAATGCCTGTTGCGGCTGGCGGCCATGGCGGAGCGCTTCGAGCCCAGTCAGGTCAGGTAG
- a CDS encoding SDR family oxidoreductase, which translates to MPAAQQAPQRFVDSADGARIAVYEEGNPDGPAVVLVHGFPDSHVLWDGVVPRLAQRFRVIRYDNRGVGLSSAPKPVSAYTMACFADDFAAVIDQLTPGRRVHVMGHDWGSVGIWEYLTRPGAGDRVASFTSVSGPSQEQLVDYVWGGLRRPWRPRRFLRSLAQALRLSYMALFSVPVVAPLILRVALSLAAVRRNMVDNIPADQIHHSDNLPSDAARSVKTYPANYFRAFSRQRRSRGITVIGVPVQLIVNTQDPYVRPYGYDETARWVPRLWRRDIKAGHFSPMSHPQVMAAAVHDIADFVEGNPPSRALLRAQVGRPRKHFGDILVAVTGAGSGIGRETALAFAREGAEVVISDIDEATVKDTAAEIAARGGVAHPYVLDVSDAEAVEAFAEQVSTRHGVPDIVVNNAGIGQAGRFLDTPAEQFDRVLAVNLGGVVNGCRSFGRRLVERGTGGHIVNVSSMAAYAPLQSLSAYCTSKAATYMFSDCLRAELDAAGVGLTTVCPGVIDTNIIAATRFDTPFGKGEEQVEGRRSQLDKMFALRHYGPDKVAHAIVSAVKKNKPIRPVAPEAYALYGISRVLPQALRSTARMRVI; encoded by the coding sequence ATGCCGGCAGCACAACAGGCACCCCAGCGGTTCGTCGACAGCGCGGACGGCGCTCGTATCGCGGTCTACGAAGAAGGCAACCCCGACGGTCCGGCGGTGGTGCTGGTGCACGGCTTTCCCGACTCGCACGTGTTGTGGGACGGCGTGGTTCCGCGGCTGGCGCAGCGTTTCCGGGTGATCCGCTACGACAACCGCGGGGTCGGCCTGTCGTCGGCGCCGAAACCCGTCTCGGCCTACACCATGGCTTGTTTCGCCGACGACTTCGCCGCCGTCATCGACCAGCTGACCCCGGGCCGGCGGGTCCATGTCATGGGCCACGACTGGGGCTCGGTGGGCATCTGGGAGTATCTGACCCGCCCCGGCGCCGGAGACCGAGTCGCCTCGTTCACCTCGGTGTCCGGCCCGAGTCAGGAACAGTTGGTCGATTACGTCTGGGGCGGGCTGCGCCGGCCATGGCGGCCGCGACGGTTTCTCCGGTCCCTCGCCCAGGCGCTGCGGTTGAGCTACATGGCGCTGTTTTCGGTGCCGGTGGTGGCGCCACTGATTCTGCGGGTGGCGCTTTCGCTCGCGGCGGTTCGCCGCAATATGGTCGACAACATCCCGGCCGACCAGATCCACCACTCCGACAACCTGCCCAGCGATGCCGCTCGCTCGGTGAAGACGTATCCCGCCAACTATTTTCGGGCTTTCTCCCGGCAGCGGCGCAGTCGCGGCATCACCGTCATCGGCGTCCCGGTGCAGCTCATCGTCAACACCCAGGACCCGTATGTGCGGCCCTACGGTTACGACGAGACCGCGCGCTGGGTGCCGCGATTGTGGCGACGAGACATCAAGGCCGGTCATTTTTCCCCGATGTCGCATCCGCAGGTGATGGCGGCCGCGGTGCACGACATCGCCGACTTCGTCGAGGGCAACCCGCCCAGCCGCGCGCTGCTGCGGGCACAGGTCGGCCGGCCGCGCAAGCACTTCGGTGACATCCTGGTCGCCGTCACCGGGGCGGGCAGCGGGATCGGCCGCGAAACCGCACTCGCGTTTGCCCGTGAGGGTGCCGAGGTGGTGATCAGTGACATCGACGAGGCCACGGTCAAAGACACGGCCGCGGAGATCGCGGCACGCGGCGGCGTCGCCCATCCGTACGTGCTCGACGTGTCCGACGCCGAAGCGGTTGAGGCGTTCGCGGAGCAGGTCAGCACCCGACACGGCGTTCCCGATATCGTCGTCAACAACGCCGGCATCGGCCAGGCGGGCCGGTTCCTGGACACTCCCGCCGAGCAGTTCGACCGGGTGCTGGCCGTCAATCTCGGCGGCGTGGTCAACGGTTGCCGTTCCTTTGGCCGCCGTCTGGTCGAGCGCGGCACCGGGGGTCACATCGTCAACGTGTCGTCGATGGCCGCCTACGCGCCGCTGCAGTCGCTGAGCGCCTATTGCACCTCCAAGGCGGCGACGTACATGTTCTCCGACTGTCTGCGGGCCGAACTCGACGCCGCCGGCGTCGGTCTGACCACCGTGTGTCCCGGCGTCATCGACACCAACATCATCGCGGCCACCCGCTTCGACACGCCGTTCGGAAAGGGCGAGGAGCAGGTCGAAGGCCGGCGCAGCCAGCTGGACAAGATGTTTGCGCTACGCCACTACGGTCCCGACAAGGTTGCTCACGCGATCGTGTCGGCGGTCAAGAAGAACAAGCCCATCCGCCCGGTAGCGCCGGAGGCCTACGCGCTGTACGGCATTTCCCGGGTGCTGCCCCAGGCGCTGCGCAGTACCGCCCGCATGCGGGTTATCTGA
- the sucB gene encoding 2-oxoglutarate dehydrogenase, E2 component, dihydrolipoamide succinyltransferase: MAFSVQMPALGESVTEGTVTRWLKQEGDTVDIDEPLVEVSTDKVDTEIPSPAAGVLTRIIAQEDDTVEVGGELAVIGDASESGGEEKPSQPEPEAPGHGNAEPAPQAQPAPQPEPVSEPAQPSGSGGDTTPVLMPELGESVTEGTVTRWLKKVGDSVGVDDPLVEVSTDKVDTEIPSPVAGVLVSITADEDDVVQVGGELARIGTGSQAAAPAAPKPAPAPEAEPEPKPEPKPEPKPEPAARPAPEPKPEPATAPAPKAETPPSQPATQGGAEGTPYVTPLVRKLASQHNIDLAEVTGTGVGGRIRKQDVLAAAEQKKPAGQAPAPAPAPAAKAAAPSAPAPALAHLRGTTQKASRIRQITANKTRESLQATAQLTQTHEVDMTKIVALRARAKAAFAEREGVNLTFLPFFARAVIDALKIHPNINASYNEQTKEITYYDAEHLGFAVDTEQGLLSPVIHNAGDLSLAGLARAIADIAARARSGNLKPDELSGGTFTITNIGSQGALFDTPILVPPQAAMLGTGAIVKRPRVIVDSFGNESIGVRSVCYLPLTYDHRLIDGADAGRFLSTIKHRLEEGAFEADLGL, translated from the coding sequence ATGGCCTTCTCAGTCCAGATGCCGGCACTCGGTGAGAGCGTCACCGAGGGAACCGTCACCCGCTGGCTCAAGCAGGAAGGCGACACGGTCGACATCGACGAGCCCCTCGTCGAGGTCTCGACCGACAAGGTCGACACCGAAATCCCTTCGCCGGCCGCCGGCGTGCTGACCAGGATCATCGCCCAGGAGGACGACACGGTCGAGGTCGGCGGCGAACTGGCCGTCATCGGCGATGCGTCGGAAAGCGGCGGCGAAGAAAAGCCCTCCCAACCGGAACCGGAAGCCCCAGGTCACGGTAACGCCGAGCCGGCCCCCCAGGCCCAACCGGCGCCGCAGCCCGAACCGGTATCAGAACCCGCCCAGCCGTCAGGTTCCGGCGGCGACACCACACCGGTGCTGATGCCCGAACTCGGCGAATCGGTCACCGAAGGCACCGTGACTCGCTGGCTGAAGAAGGTCGGGGATTCGGTCGGAGTCGACGACCCGCTGGTGGAGGTTTCCACCGACAAGGTCGACACCGAGATCCCGTCACCGGTGGCCGGCGTTCTGGTCAGCATCACCGCCGACGAGGACGACGTCGTCCAGGTCGGCGGTGAGTTGGCGCGGATCGGCACCGGCTCCCAAGCCGCCGCGCCGGCCGCACCCAAGCCGGCACCCGCACCCGAGGCCGAGCCTGAGCCCAAGCCCGAACCCAAGCCCGAACCCAAGCCGGAACCCGCCGCCAGGCCCGCTCCCGAACCCAAGCCGGAACCCGCCACCGCGCCCGCGCCGAAGGCCGAAACGCCACCATCTCAGCCCGCGACCCAAGGCGGCGCCGAAGGCACCCCGTACGTCACGCCGCTGGTGCGAAAGCTGGCCTCACAGCACAACATCGACCTCGCCGAGGTGACCGGCACCGGCGTCGGCGGCCGGATCCGCAAGCAGGACGTGCTGGCCGCGGCAGAACAGAAGAAACCAGCCGGGCAGGCGCCGGCTCCAGCCCCTGCGCCGGCTGCCAAAGCCGCCGCCCCGTCCGCCCCGGCACCGGCATTGGCGCATCTGCGCGGCACCACACAGAAGGCGAGCCGGATCCGCCAGATCACCGCCAACAAGACTCGCGAGTCCTTGCAGGCGACGGCGCAGCTCACGCAGACCCACGAAGTCGACATGACGAAGATCGTGGCGCTGCGCGCTCGGGCCAAGGCGGCGTTCGCCGAACGGGAAGGGGTGAATCTGACCTTCCTGCCGTTCTTCGCACGAGCGGTCATCGACGCCCTCAAGATCCACCCCAACATCAACGCCAGCTACAACGAGCAGACCAAGGAGATCACCTACTACGACGCTGAGCACCTCGGGTTCGCAGTCGACACCGAGCAGGGTCTGCTCTCCCCCGTCATTCACAACGCCGGCGACCTGTCGCTGGCCGGGCTGGCCCGCGCGATTGCCGACATCGCTGCCCGCGCGCGGTCGGGCAACTTGAAGCCCGACGAGTTGTCCGGCGGCACGTTCACCATCACGAACATCGGCAGCCAGGGCGCCTTGTTCGACACCCCGATATTGGTGCCGCCGCAGGCCGCCATGTTGGGTACCGGAGCGATCGTCAAACGGCCCAGGGTGATCGTCGATTCCTTCGGCAACGAGTCGATCGGCGTGCGCTCCGTGTGCTATCTGCCGCTGACCTACGACCATCGCCTCATCGACGGCGCGGATGCGGGACGTTTTCTCAGCACCATCAAGCACCGCCTCGAAGAGGGAGCGTTCGAAGCAGACCTGGGTCTTTGA
- a CDS encoding TIGR01777 family oxidoreductase: MPETVVAIAGSSGLIGSALAAALRAADHTVLRIVRRTPASSEELHWNPDSGEFDPGVLTGVDAVVNLCGVNIGRRRWSGAFKQNLRDSRITPTEVLSAAVAEAGVGTLINASAVGYYGDTRNRVVDENHSAGGGFLAQLCVDWEAATLPAQYAGTRVVLARTGLVLAPAGGALRPMRPAFSVGLGARLGSGRQYMSWISLEDEVRALLFAISNPDLSGPVNMTGPAPVTNAEFTTALGRALNRPTPLMLPGFAVRAALGEFADEVLLSGQRAIPAALEQTGFQFHHNTIGEALRYATARRDHA; encoded by the coding sequence GTGCCCGAGACGGTTGTCGCGATAGCGGGTTCGTCGGGCTTGATCGGCTCGGCTTTGGCCGCCGCGCTTCGCGCCGCCGACCATACGGTGCTTCGCATCGTGCGCCGGACCCCGGCGAGTTCCGAAGAATTGCACTGGAATCCCGACAGCGGCGAGTTCGATCCCGGCGTACTCACCGGCGTCGACGCCGTGGTCAACCTGTGCGGCGTCAACATCGGCCGGCGCCGCTGGTCAGGGGCGTTCAAACAGAACCTGCGCGACAGCCGGATCACGCCCACGGAGGTGCTGTCCGCCGCCGTCGCCGAGGCCGGCGTCGGCACCCTGATCAACGCTAGTGCGGTGGGTTACTACGGAGACACCCGGAACCGCGTCGTCGACGAAAACCACTCAGCCGGAGGGGGTTTCCTGGCCCAGCTGTGTGTTGATTGGGAAGCCGCCACGCTGCCGGCCCAGTACGCCGGCACTCGTGTGGTCCTGGCCCGCACCGGTCTGGTGCTGGCTCCGGCCGGGGGCGCGCTGCGTCCGATGCGGCCGGCATTCTCGGTGGGCCTGGGGGCGCGGCTGGGTAGCGGCCGTCAGTACATGTCGTGGATCAGCCTCGAGGACGAGGTGCGGGCGCTGCTGTTCGCCATCTCCAACCCCGACTTGTCCGGGCCGGTGAACATGACCGGGCCGGCGCCGGTGACCAACGCCGAGTTCACCACCGCGCTCGGCCGGGCACTGAATCGCCCGACGCCGTTGATGCTGCCCGGGTTCGCGGTACGCGCGGCACTCGGCGAGTTCGCCGACGAAGTGCTGCTCAGCGGTCAGCGCGCTATCCCCGCTGCGCTGGAACAAACCGGTTTTCAGTTCCACCACAACACAATTGGTGAAGCGCTGCGCTACGCCACCGCGCGGCGCGACCACGCTTAG
- a CDS encoding flavodoxin family protein — protein MATSVFHDLKKEGPLYALFLNCTLKSAPEVSNTEALCNLLIERLRAHEPDIETEIVRVVDYNVKPGVMNDEGDGDEWPAILEKVKRCNIIVPAMPIWMGVRSSVMQRVIERLDGTTKTVMCERTGQFPLYGSVAGIVVTGNEDGSHDCVANTFANLLHFGATVPPNTDVYWVGDAGPGASYIEAGGELSPYVRRNAELTALNLLFAAKLLRANPYTINIAEHNAKMMARNKVKEAAMKLAIKHMRENMPD, from the coding sequence GTGGCGACGTCGGTATTCCACGACCTGAAAAAGGAAGGGCCGCTCTACGCGCTCTTTCTGAACTGCACCCTGAAAAGTGCGCCGGAAGTTTCGAACACCGAGGCGCTGTGCAATCTACTGATCGAGCGTCTGCGGGCTCACGAACCCGACATCGAAACCGAGATCGTCCGGGTCGTCGACTACAACGTCAAGCCCGGGGTGATGAACGACGAGGGCGACGGGGACGAGTGGCCGGCAATCCTGGAAAAGGTGAAGCGCTGCAACATCATCGTGCCCGCAATGCCGATCTGGATGGGCGTGCGGTCGTCGGTGATGCAGCGGGTGATCGAAAGGCTCGACGGCACCACCAAGACGGTGATGTGCGAACGGACCGGCCAGTTCCCGCTCTACGGGTCGGTGGCGGGCATCGTGGTCACCGGCAACGAGGACGGTAGCCATGACTGCGTGGCCAACACTTTCGCCAACCTCCTGCACTTCGGCGCGACGGTCCCACCCAATACCGACGTGTACTGGGTCGGTGACGCCGGACCCGGAGCCAGCTACATCGAGGCCGGCGGCGAGTTGTCGCCGTACGTGCGCCGGAACGCCGAGCTGACCGCGCTCAACCTGCTCTTTGCGGCAAAGCTGTTGCGAGCGAACCCCTACACCATCAACATCGCCGAACATAACGCAAAGATGATGGCGCGCAACAAAGTCAAGGAAGCGGCCATGAAGCTCGCGATCAAGCATATGCGCGAGAACATGCCAGACTGA
- a CDS encoding halocarboxylic acid dehydrogenase DehI family protein, with product MRSSGDPVPSISEAAATGEIADLYADIRQTLGMTFVNLIWRNLASIPGALRWTWDTMKPLYANGAVYREADSLRQGQELPPVPQLSAAALQSVGIGADDQNVIRTTLSGYDTGNPLNLVGFCAVRARLHGLTPPACPCIQQAPRRPPPAACALLMNLDEMAPHVAEMVRIVNLIGARGRARDLQVSLPRNLAHWPGMLVLYYTALQPLHDNGSLLAAIDAVIADGRRRGHAVSGALGNTGLPDTETATAIRDSLENLVPNAMARMIPVVSLLLRLLPRETDNAR from the coding sequence ATGCGGTCTTCCGGAGATCCGGTTCCCAGTATCAGCGAGGCCGCGGCCACTGGGGAAATCGCGGACCTCTATGCCGACATCCGCCAAACGCTCGGAATGACTTTCGTCAACCTGATCTGGCGTAATCTCGCCTCGATCCCCGGTGCGTTGCGCTGGACCTGGGACACGATGAAACCCCTCTACGCCAATGGCGCAGTGTACCGGGAAGCCGACTCGCTGCGCCAGGGGCAAGAGTTACCGCCGGTACCGCAACTCAGCGCTGCTGCGCTGCAATCCGTCGGAATCGGAGCCGATGACCAAAATGTCATCCGCACAACACTTTCCGGATATGACACCGGCAATCCGCTCAACCTGGTGGGGTTCTGCGCCGTTCGGGCCCGGCTGCACGGCCTTACCCCGCCCGCGTGCCCGTGTATTCAGCAGGCACCCCGCCGGCCGCCGCCGGCAGCATGTGCGCTGTTGATGAACCTGGACGAGATGGCGCCACATGTCGCCGAAATGGTGCGCATCGTGAATCTGATCGGAGCCCGCGGCCGGGCACGAGACCTACAGGTCAGCCTGCCACGAAACCTTGCTCATTGGCCGGGCATGCTGGTGCTCTACTACACCGCCCTGCAACCGCTGCATGACAACGGCTCGCTGCTGGCCGCGATCGACGCGGTGATCGCCGACGGCAGACGACGCGGGCATGCAGTCAGCGGCGCGCTGGGGAACACCGGCCTGCCGGACACCGAAACCGCAACGGCCATCAGGGATTCACTGGAAAACCTGGTGCCGAACGCGATGGCGCGGATGATCCCGGTGGTGAGCCTGCTACTTCGCTTGCTGCCTCGTGAAACCGACAATGCGCGCTAA